The following are encoded together in the Vicia villosa cultivar HV-30 ecotype Madison, WI unplaced genomic scaffold, Vvil1.0 ctg.001063F_1_1, whole genome shotgun sequence genome:
- the LOC131633026 gene encoding uncharacterized protein LOC131633026 isoform X1: MPRPKRKAVPPITSSDVDSSIRTEPKRTTTKQFERIDNLFGLYANKSMGLIDPDGIEALCKDVNVDHTDVRMLILAWKLKAEKQGYFSKDEWRKGLKSLGADTLPKLKKAINGLKKEVTGPECFEDFYSYAFQYCLTEDKQRSIDIETICELLTIILGSEFPSQVNLLTEYLKIQNDYRALSRDHWISFYRFFKEVSFTDLQKYDSSQAWPVIVDNFVEWLKGKEKEI; the protein is encoded by the exons ATGCCTCGTCCCAAACGAAAAGCGGTCCCACCAATCACTTCTTCTGACGTCGATTCTTCTATTCGTACCG AGCCGAAGAGAACAACTACAAAGCAATTTGAACGAATAGATAACCTGTTTGGGTTGTATGCAAATAAATCAATGGGTTTGATTGA CCCAGATGGGATTGAAGCACTTTGTAAAGATGTTAATGTGGACCATACCGATGTTAGAATGCTGATACTTGCTTG GAAACTGAAAGCCGAAAAGCAGGGTTATTTTTCTAAG GACGAATGGCGAAAAGGTCTCAAATCTTTAGGGGCTGACACACTCCCaaaattaaaaaaagcaataaaTGGACTGAAGAAAGAG GTGACAGGTCCAGAATGCTTTGAGGATTTTTATTCCTATGCATTTCAATACTGCCTCACAG AGGATAAGCAAAGGAGCATAGATATTGAGACCATATGTGAGCTGTTAACTATTATTCTGGGATCTGAATTCCCTTCTCAAGTCAATTTACTAACAGAGTATCTAAAG ATCCAAAATGACTACAGAGCGCTTAGCAGGGATCACTGGATAAGTTTTTATCGGTTTTTTAAAGAG GTAAGCTTTACAGACCTACAAAAATATGATTCCAGTCAAGCCTGGCCAGTGATCGTCGACAATTTTGTTGAATGgttgaaaggaaaagaaaaagaaatatag
- the LOC131633027 gene encoding nod factor hydrolase protein 1-like — protein MTNSNLKQLLTLSLTLLVVATKSSTCTQSTTRVKAIYYLDNPTFPPSSIDTSLFTHIFYAFLVPNNITYKLEIQQQQGSSSKATSLATFTNTCKTKPSPITTLISIGGANSNSTLFAFIASDSTARATFINSSIEVARAYGFNGIDFDWEFPQTAKEMNDLGDLFLHWRNAISDEAISTGKPPLLLTAAVYFSAALFLSGEPRTYPVDSINKNLDWINVMSYDLHGAWDNVTGAPSGMFDPETNVSVVSGLFSWIQTGLLPEKLVMGMPLYGKTWKLQDPNKHGVGAPSVGPGPGVDGGLAYFQVLDFNKQTGTKVVHDKKTGSVYSYNESYWVGYEDLFTVSMKIGFARAIKLRGYFFWVAGLDTSDWEISTQASKAWKLV, from the exons ATGACAAACTCCAACCTTAAACAGTTACTAACTTTATCATTAACTCTCTTAGTAGTAGCAACAAAAAGTTCCACATGCACACAATCAACCACACGTGTGAAAGCCATATACTACTTAGATAACCCAACTTTCCCTCCATCTTCAATAGACACATCACTCTTCACTCACATCTTCTACGCTTTCCTCGTACCCAACAACATTACATACAAACTAgaaattcaacaacaacaaggttcaTCTTCTAAAGCCACGTCACTCGCAACTTTCACAAACACATGCAAAACCAAACCTTCTCCCATAACCACCCTCATTTCAATCGGAGGTGCAAATAGCAACTCCACTCTCTTCGCCTTCATCGCCTCCGACTCCACCGCACGTGCAACCTTCATCAACTCCTCGATTGAAGTCGCTCGTGCGTATGGATTCAACGGAATCGACTTCGACTGGGAGTTTCCTCAAACCGCAAAAGAAATGAACGACCTCGGAGACTTGTTTCTCCATTGGCGAAACGCGATTTCCGACGAAGCTATCTCCACCGGGAAGCCGCCGTTGCTACTCACCGCCGCGGTTTATTTCTCCGCTGCATTATTCCTCTCCGGTGAACCGCGTACGTATCCGGTTGATTCCATTAACAAAAACCTAGACTGGATCAATGTAATGAGCTACGATCTTCACGGCGCGTGGGATAACGTGACCGGAGCTCCGTCTGGAATGTTCGACCCGGAAACTAACGTGAGTGTTGTAAGCGGGTTATTTTCGTGGATCCAGACAGGGCTTTTACCCGAGAAGTTAGTTATGGGTATGCCGCTTTATGGGAAGACGTGGAAGCTTCAAGATCCGAATAAGCACGGAGTTGGAGCTCCGAGTGTTGGGCCGGGTCCTGGGGTGGATGGTGGGTTGGCGTATTTTCAAGTGTTGGATTTTAATAAGCAAACGGGTACGAAAGTGGTGCATGATAAGAAAACGGGTTCGGTTTATTCGTATAATGAGAGTTATTGGGTCGGGTATGAAGATTTGTTTACGGTTTCTATGAAGATTGGGTTTGCTCGAGCGATTAAGCTTCGTGGGTATTTCTTTTGGGTTGCGGGTTTGGATACTAGTGATTGGGAAATCTCAACTCAAg CTTCAAAAGCTTGGAAGCTTGTCTAA
- the LOC131633026 gene encoding uncharacterized protein LOC131633026 isoform X2: protein MPRPKRKAVPPITSSDVDSSIQPKRTTTKQFERIDNLFGLYANKSMGLIDPDGIEALCKDVNVDHTDVRMLILAWKLKAEKQGYFSKDEWRKGLKSLGADTLPKLKKAINGLKKEVTGPECFEDFYSYAFQYCLTEDKQRSIDIETICELLTIILGSEFPSQVNLLTEYLKIQNDYRALSRDHWISFYRFFKEVSFTDLQKYDSSQAWPVIVDNFVEWLKGKEKEI from the exons ATGCCTCGTCCCAAACGAAAAGCGGTCCCACCAATCACTTCTTCTGACGTCGATTCTTCTATTC AGCCGAAGAGAACAACTACAAAGCAATTTGAACGAATAGATAACCTGTTTGGGTTGTATGCAAATAAATCAATGGGTTTGATTGA CCCAGATGGGATTGAAGCACTTTGTAAAGATGTTAATGTGGACCATACCGATGTTAGAATGCTGATACTTGCTTG GAAACTGAAAGCCGAAAAGCAGGGTTATTTTTCTAAG GACGAATGGCGAAAAGGTCTCAAATCTTTAGGGGCTGACACACTCCCaaaattaaaaaaagcaataaaTGGACTGAAGAAAGAG GTGACAGGTCCAGAATGCTTTGAGGATTTTTATTCCTATGCATTTCAATACTGCCTCACAG AGGATAAGCAAAGGAGCATAGATATTGAGACCATATGTGAGCTGTTAACTATTATTCTGGGATCTGAATTCCCTTCTCAAGTCAATTTACTAACAGAGTATCTAAAG ATCCAAAATGACTACAGAGCGCTTAGCAGGGATCACTGGATAAGTTTTTATCGGTTTTTTAAAGAG GTAAGCTTTACAGACCTACAAAAATATGATTCCAGTCAAGCCTGGCCAGTGATCGTCGACAATTTTGTTGAATGgttgaaaggaaaagaaaaagaaatatag